The following are encoded together in the Azospirillum brasilense genome:
- a CDS encoding DMT family transporter — MISRARALDLSLVGLISVCWGLNWPAVKIILTQIQPWTLRSLGFAVGAAVLFAYARSRGESLAVPRGQRLPLAAVALLSMAGFNICSAFGQMNMATSGAAIIAYTMPAWAMLLAIPILGERPGPRQWMGLACGLSGLAVLLGPDLLRLGALPLGPAFMLTGAMSWALGNVLIKRTAWTMGPNAITGWQFAISLPVVLPFALAMDPAPTLALEPRVAVALVFHLLVAMVGGYLLWFAIVRRLSVAQASISSLIVPVIGVTGAIIVLGETPPLRTYAALALIVCAVLLVVVVRDRRPAPLTKAEAEAEPVTAEPRGAGSP; from the coding sequence ATGATAAGCCGCGCTCGGGCGCTGGATCTGTCGCTGGTCGGCCTCATCAGCGTCTGCTGGGGTCTGAACTGGCCCGCCGTCAAGATCATCCTCACCCAGATCCAGCCCTGGACGCTGCGCAGCCTGGGCTTCGCCGTCGGGGCGGCAGTGCTGTTCGCCTACGCGCGGTCGCGCGGGGAATCGCTCGCGGTGCCGCGCGGGCAGCGCCTGCCGCTGGCGGCCGTCGCCCTGCTCAGCATGGCCGGCTTCAACATCTGCTCCGCCTTCGGGCAGATGAACATGGCGACCTCGGGCGCCGCCATCATTGCCTACACCATGCCGGCCTGGGCGATGCTGCTGGCCATCCCCATCCTGGGCGAGCGTCCGGGGCCGCGCCAATGGATGGGACTGGCCTGCGGGCTGTCCGGTCTGGCCGTGCTGCTCGGCCCCGACCTGCTGCGGCTGGGTGCGCTGCCGCTCGGCCCGGCCTTCATGCTGACCGGTGCGATGAGCTGGGCGCTGGGCAACGTCCTCATCAAGCGGACGGCCTGGACCATGGGGCCGAACGCCATCACCGGCTGGCAGTTCGCCATCTCCCTGCCGGTGGTTCTGCCCTTCGCGCTGGCGATGGACCCCGCGCCGACGCTGGCGCTGGAGCCGCGGGTGGCGGTGGCGCTGGTCTTCCATCTGCTGGTGGCGATGGTCGGCGGCTATCTGCTGTGGTTCGCCATCGTGCGGCGGCTGAGCGTCGCGCAGGCATCGATCAGCTCCCTGATCGTGCCGGTGATCGGCGTCACCGGCGCCATTATCGTGCTGGGCGAGACCCCGCCACTGCGCACCTACGCCGCGCTGGCGCTGATCGTCTGCGCCGTCCTGCTGGTCGTGGTGGTCCGTGACCGCCGTCCGGCGCCCCTGACCAAGGCGGAGGCCGAAGCCGAGCCGGTCACGGCGGAGCCGCGGGGGGCAGGTTCTCCCTGA
- a CDS encoding TRAP transporter large permease subunit: protein MPGAASGGSWTDRLDRGLAATVEGAAALIVLAEIVILLAGVTARYVFHAPLVWSDELASILFLWLSMLGAVVALRRGEHMRMTGLVSRVGPTPRALLETLAITAPIAFLAMILHPALDYAMEEQFIVTPALEISNAWRAAALPTGLGLMAVVALIRLMRLRNLRLTLAAVALTAAVTVAFWLAGPVLKPLGQANLVIFFVGVVAACVFGGVPIAFSFALATFGYLALTTSTPLLVMVGRLDEGMSHLILLAVPLFVFLGLLIEMTGMARAMIQFLASLLGHVRGGLSYVLIGAMYLVSGISGSKIADMAAIAPVLFPEMKKRGAPPGDLVALLSATGAQTETIPPSIVLITIGSVTGVSIAALFAGGLLPAVVLGAALCAVVWWRYRHEDLSHIRRPPASEIARLAVAALPAILLPFVIRAAVVEGVATATEVSTIGIAYSTLMGLLVYRQFDWARLKPMLIETASLTGAIIFIVGCATAMAWGLTQSGFSRALALWMADIPGGGYGFLAISIVAFIILGSVLEGIPAIVLFGPLLFPIARDAGVHEVHYAMVVIFAMGIGLFAPPFGVGYYGACAISKVSPDEGLKHIWGYVAALLVGLIVVAAIPWISTGFLPY, encoded by the coding sequence ATGCCAGGGGCCGCGTCCGGCGGTTCCTGGACCGATCGGCTGGACCGCGGCCTCGCCGCGACGGTGGAGGGTGCCGCCGCCCTCATCGTTCTGGCCGAGATCGTCATCCTGCTGGCCGGGGTGACGGCGCGCTACGTCTTCCACGCGCCGTTGGTGTGGTCGGACGAGCTGGCCTCGATCCTCTTCCTGTGGCTGTCCATGCTGGGCGCCGTGGTGGCGCTGCGCCGCGGCGAGCACATGCGGATGACCGGTCTGGTCAGCCGCGTCGGCCCGACGCCGCGCGCCTTGCTGGAGACGCTGGCGATCACGGCGCCCATTGCCTTCCTGGCGATGATCCTGCACCCCGCCCTGGACTACGCCATGGAGGAGCAGTTCATCGTCACCCCGGCGCTGGAGATCAGCAACGCCTGGCGCGCGGCGGCCCTGCCGACCGGGCTGGGGCTGATGGCCGTGGTGGCGCTGATCCGGCTGATGCGGCTGCGCAACCTCCGGCTGACCCTGGCGGCGGTCGCGCTGACCGCGGCGGTGACCGTGGCCTTCTGGCTGGCCGGGCCGGTGCTGAAGCCGCTGGGGCAGGCCAACCTCGTCATCTTCTTCGTCGGCGTGGTCGCCGCCTGCGTGTTCGGCGGCGTTCCCATCGCCTTCTCCTTCGCGCTGGCCACCTTCGGCTATCTGGCGCTGACCACCTCGACCCCGCTGCTCGTCATGGTCGGGCGGCTGGACGAGGGCATGTCGCACCTGATCCTGCTGGCGGTGCCGCTGTTCGTCTTCCTCGGCCTGCTGATCGAGATGACCGGCATGGCCCGCGCCATGATCCAGTTTCTCGCCAGCCTGCTCGGCCATGTGCGCGGCGGCCTGTCCTACGTGCTGATCGGCGCGATGTATCTGGTGTCGGGCATCTCCGGCTCGAAGATCGCCGACATGGCGGCCATCGCGCCGGTGCTGTTCCCGGAGATGAAGAAGCGCGGCGCCCCTCCCGGTGACCTCGTTGCCCTGCTGTCGGCGACCGGCGCGCAGACCGAGACCATCCCGCCCTCCATCGTCCTCATCACCATCGGCTCGGTCACCGGCGTGTCCATCGCGGCGCTGTTCGCAGGCGGCCTGCTGCCGGCCGTGGTGCTGGGTGCGGCGCTCTGCGCCGTCGTCTGGTGGCGCTACCGCCATGAGGACCTCAGCCACATCCGCCGCCCGCCGGCGTCGGAGATCGCCCGTCTGGCCGTGGCCGCCCTGCCGGCCATCCTGCTGCCCTTCGTCATCCGCGCCGCGGTGGTGGAAGGGGTGGCGACGGCGACCGAGGTGTCGACCATCGGCATCGCCTACTCCACCCTCATGGGCCTGCTGGTCTACCGCCAGTTCGACTGGGCGCGGCTGAAGCCGATGCTGATCGAGACGGCGTCGCTGACCGGGGCGATCATCTTCATCGTCGGCTGCGCCACCGCCATGGCCTGGGGCCTGACGCAGTCCGGCTTCTCCCGCGCTCTGGCCCTGTGGATGGCCGACATCCCCGGCGGCGGCTACGGCTTCCTCGCCATCTCCATCGTCGCCTTCATCATCCTGGGCAGCGTTCTGGAGGGCATCCCCGCCATCGTCCTGTTCGGCCCGCTGCTGTTCCCCATCGCCCGCGACGCCGGGGTGCACGAGGTGCATTACGCGATGGTCGTGATCTTCGCCATGGGCATCGGCCTGTTCGCCCCGCCCTTCGGCGTCGGCTACTACGGCGCCTGCGCCATCAGCAAGGTCAGCCCGGACGAAGGCCTGAAGCACATCTGGGGCTACGTCGCGGCCCTTCTCGTGGGCCTGATCGTGGTCGCCGCCATTCCGTGGATTTCCACCGGCTTCCTTCCCTACTGA
- a CDS encoding TRAP transporter substrate-binding protein, whose product MNPLSRRKMLKALAATPAAGMVAGLAAGAGTATLIGAPRIARAAEFDFKYGNNLPLTHPLNVRSHEAAERIRRETNGRVDIQIFPNNQLGGDTDMLSQVRSGGITFFTPSALVIATLVPVAAINAVGFAFADYGQVWSAMDGKLGEHVRGAISKVGLHAFEKMWDNGFRQMTSGAKPIQTAADMDGLKIRVPVSPLSIAMFKSLSAAPASLQFSEVYSSLQTRIVDAQENPLPIIQVAKLYEVQKYCALSNHIWDGFWFIANGRAWRGLPPDLQKIVSTAINDAGVQQREDIKALNQSVQADLQSKGLTFNQPSPDSFRAKLRDSGFYGEWKGRFGDEAWALLEGAVGKLA is encoded by the coding sequence ATGAACCCGCTCTCGCGCCGCAAGATGCTCAAGGCGTTGGCCGCCACTCCGGCCGCCGGAATGGTTGCCGGGTTGGCCGCGGGGGCCGGCACCGCCACCCTGATCGGCGCGCCGCGCATCGCCCGCGCCGCCGAGTTCGACTTCAAGTACGGCAACAACCTGCCGCTGACCCACCCGCTGAACGTCCGCTCGCACGAGGCGGCGGAGCGCATCCGCCGCGAGACGAACGGCCGCGTCGACATCCAGATCTTCCCGAACAACCAGCTCGGCGGCGACACCGACATGCTGTCGCAGGTGCGCAGCGGCGGCATCACCTTCTTCACGCCGTCGGCGCTGGTCATCGCCACGCTTGTCCCGGTGGCCGCCATCAACGCCGTCGGCTTCGCCTTCGCCGATTACGGTCAGGTCTGGTCCGCCATGGACGGCAAGCTGGGCGAGCATGTGCGCGGCGCCATCTCCAAGGTCGGCCTGCACGCCTTCGAAAAGATGTGGGACAACGGCTTCCGCCAGATGACCAGCGGGGCCAAGCCGATCCAGACCGCCGCCGACATGGACGGGCTGAAGATCCGCGTCCCGGTCAGCCCGCTCAGCATCGCCATGTTCAAGTCGCTGTCCGCCGCCCCGGCCAGCCTCCAGTTCTCGGAGGTCTATTCCTCGCTCCAGACGCGCATCGTCGACGCGCAGGAGAATCCGCTGCCGATCATCCAGGTCGCCAAGCTGTACGAGGTGCAGAAATACTGCGCCCTGTCCAACCACATCTGGGACGGCTTCTGGTTCATCGCCAACGGGCGCGCGTGGCGCGGCCTGCCCCCCGACCTGCAGAAGATCGTCTCCACCGCGATCAACGACGCCGGCGTGCAGCAGCGCGAGGACATCAAGGCGCTGAACCAGTCGGTGCAGGCCGACCTCCAGTCCAAGGGCCTGACCTTCAACCAGCCCTCCCCCGACAGCTTCCGCGCCAAGCTCCGCGACAGCGGCTTCTACGGCGAATGGAAGGGCCGCTTCGGCGACGAGGCCTGGGCGCTGCTGGAAGGCGCCGTCGGCAAGCTCGCCTAA
- a CDS encoding VOC family protein: protein MSRFFGQIRQAGYVVDDIEAAMDYWSRTLGIGPWFYNERVPIKNYTYRGERYEVHNSVALANSGPLQMELIQTRNDAPSMYRDFLKAGRTGLQHVAYWTENYDADLERLTGQGFKPVMSGEVGEKGRFVYFDTEYHPGTVIELSEVAGPKGKMFDLIRNASLDWDGRDPVRPFPDLSRL, encoded by the coding sequence ATGAGCCGATTCTTCGGCCAGATCCGGCAGGCTGGCTACGTCGTCGACGACATCGAGGCCGCCATGGACTACTGGAGCCGCACCCTGGGCATCGGCCCGTGGTTCTACAACGAGCGGGTTCCGATCAAGAACTATACCTACCGCGGGGAGCGGTACGAGGTTCACAACTCGGTGGCGCTCGCGAACTCCGGCCCGCTCCAGATGGAGCTGATCCAGACCCGCAACGACGCGCCGTCGATGTACCGCGACTTCCTGAAGGCGGGCCGCACCGGCCTCCAGCACGTCGCCTACTGGACCGAGAATTACGACGCCGACTTGGAGCGGCTGACCGGCCAGGGCTTCAAACCGGTGATGAGCGGCGAGGTCGGCGAAAAGGGCCGCTTCGTCTATTTCGACACCGAGTATCACCCCGGCACGGTGATCGAGCTGTCGGAGGTCGCCGGGCCGAAGGGCAAGATGTTCGACCTGATCCGCAACGCCTCCCTCGACTGGGATGGCCGCGATCCGGTCCGGCCCTTCCCCGACCTCAGCCGCCTGTGA
- a CDS encoding LacI family DNA-binding transcriptional regulator, translating into MQDDADAVAAPPEHSRGLPRIADIARLSGVSTATVDRVLNHRPGVRPATVQRVMKAAAELDYIPESDLGAALGPKPVRLAFLLPDGTNRYLTRLGQLIRQSEAALAPLGIRAQVEFIKSFNPDLLARSLLQHWRKVDGVAFMALEHPAVREAVNELAARNVPTVTLISDVQNCRRAAYVGLDNRAAGRTAGYLFARFLGGRAGKVAMIAGSLSYRAHEDRELGFLNVLKEMAPAIEVVGLREAHDDEAKSYRQTRTLLSHHPDLAGIYTIGGGAEGVARALKEARREREVVFIGHGFTPETRSLLIDGTMEAVITQDPRSALMSCAAVFANLRAGREAMHGVEPPRIEVIFRENLPPAAPP; encoded by the coding sequence ATGCAGGATGATGCGGACGCCGTCGCCGCGCCCCCCGAACATTCCCGCGGGCTGCCGCGGATCGCCGACATCGCGCGGCTGTCCGGGGTTTCCACGGCCACCGTGGACCGCGTGCTGAACCACCGCCCCGGCGTGCGCCCGGCGACCGTGCAGCGCGTGATGAAGGCCGCCGCCGAGCTGGACTACATCCCGGAATCGGACCTCGGCGCGGCGCTGGGGCCGAAGCCGGTGAGGCTGGCCTTCCTGCTGCCCGACGGGACGAACCGCTACCTGACGCGGCTCGGCCAGCTCATCCGCCAGTCGGAGGCGGCGCTGGCCCCGCTGGGCATCCGCGCGCAGGTGGAGTTCATCAAGAGCTTCAACCCCGACCTGCTGGCGCGCAGCCTGCTCCAACACTGGCGCAAGGTCGACGGGGTCGCCTTCATGGCGCTGGAGCATCCGGCGGTGCGCGAAGCGGTGAACGAGCTGGCGGCGCGCAACGTGCCGACGGTGACGCTGATCTCCGACGTGCAGAATTGTCGAAGGGCCGCCTATGTCGGACTCGACAACCGGGCGGCGGGGCGCACCGCGGGCTATCTGTTCGCGCGCTTCCTCGGCGGGCGGGCGGGCAAGGTCGCGATGATTGCCGGCAGCCTCAGCTACCGCGCGCACGAGGACCGCGAGCTGGGATTCCTGAACGTCCTGAAGGAGATGGCCCCGGCCATCGAGGTGGTGGGGCTGCGCGAGGCCCACGACGACGAGGCCAAGAGCTACCGGCAGACGCGGACGCTGCTCAGCCACCACCCCGATCTCGCCGGCATCTACACCATCGGCGGCGGGGCGGAGGGCGTGGCTCGTGCGCTGAAGGAGGCGCGGCGGGAGCGCGAGGTCGTCTTCATCGGCCACGGCTTCACGCCGGAAACCCGTTCGCTGCTGATCGACGGCACGATGGAGGCGGTGATCACCCAGGACCCGCGCAGCGCCCTGATGAGCTGTGCCGCCGTCTTTGCCAACCTGCGCGCCGGTCGGGAGGCGATGCACGGCGTGGAGCCACCGCGCATCGAGGTCATCTTCAGGGAGAACCTGCCCCCCGCGGCTCCGCCGTGA